A genomic window from Diospyros lotus cultivar Yz01 chromosome 2, ASM1463336v1, whole genome shotgun sequence includes:
- the LOC127794495 gene encoding small RNA 2'-O-methyltransferase isoform X2: MDVGGPPAVVQKKMPLTPKAIIYQRFGSEACYKVEEVHESTQNECPGLSIPQKGPCLYRCCLELPDFSVISEAFKRKKDAEQSAAEMALEKLGMSTTTDDSTVQDPWDEFVARFSYFFSNEFLLSHHPLSGHFRAALRREGQLNGLIPISVFAICDTKISNLCKSINPKVESNPLLIISLILRAAPRLSGSVSTSEEQLSMRREKPYPPEIIQSVVNKESSLQESIWVEVVRIPYLVEKTVEPLTLNFPSEGYYLDVIARELGLTDAFKVMISRTIGKASSEMRLYFCASNSHLDPSLEAVCSKGFLNARASYLSGHLIDGDAILASIGYTWKPTDLFYDDVSLGTYYRVLINMTPSGAYKLSREAILTAELPGTFTARTNWKGSFWNLICTFCRQHHLFEHVFSVVSNPLESPISPESHNLKVTDPGNEKMNACGNAVGGSKQVSRATFRCGVKIFSKSQDLIIECSPKESFKKQNAAIQNAAWKILSWLDKYFRKPDIPLEDLMSFGDVLDVQFHHQQFYRKFSLCKSVNKFWQSIGTQESRLIGSDYMNQLNGMVGDGGCPIIIEGPDSEVSPSNGALVCIIYSICLVKETEYMKELIESSEEFEFEIGTGSVMLCVEGVVTQMSEHQSAKFYMNLPPQEWILASARDTSIILPLLTSGGCNLECSILLLRVTEPMEDRMEQARFSPPLSKQRVEYALQHIKEYCATSLVDFGCGSGSLLESLLDYPTSLEKIIGVDISQKGLARAAKIAIA, translated from the exons ATGGACGTAGGAGGACCTCCAGCTGTTGTTCAAAAAAAGATGCCACTCACACCTAAAGCCATAATATACCAGAGGTTTGGCAGTGAAGCATGCTATAAGGTTGAGGAAGTACATGAATCTACTCAAAATGAATGCCCAGGGTTATCCATTCCACAGAAGGGCCCCTGTCTTTATCGCTGTTGCTTGGAACTTCCAGACTTTTCTGTCATATCAGAAGCcttcaagagaaaaaaagatgCAGAGCAGTCTGCTGCAGAGATGGCTTTAGAGAAG CTAGGCATGAGCACTACAACTGATGATTCCACTGTACAGGATCCATGGGATGAGTTTGTTGCTCGCTTCTCTTACTTTTTCTCAAATGAG TTCCTTTTATCTCATCATCCCCTGAGTGGTCACTTCAGAGCGGCTTTGCGGAGAGAGGGTCAGCTGAATGGCTTAATTCCAATTTCTGTCTTTGCTATCTGTGATACAAAGATTAGTAATTTATGTAAAAGCATAAATCCAAAGGTCGAATCAAATCCTCTATTGATTATCTCACTTATACTAAGGGCAGCTCCAAGATTATCTGGTTCTGTCTCTACTTCTGAAGAACAGCTTTCAATGCGGAGGGAAAAGCCATACCCTCCTGAGATTATACAGTCTGTAGTTAACAAAGAGTCAAGCTTGCAGGAAAGTATCTGGGTTGAAGTGGTACGGATCCCATACTTGGTTGAAAAGACTGTTGAACCATTGACTCTTAATTTTCCCTCAGAAGGTTATTACCTGGATGTCATTGCTCGAGAACTTGGATTAACTGATGCTTTTAAGGTTATGATTTCCAG GACTATTGGTAAAGCTTCCTCTGAGATGAGATTGTACTTCTGTGCTTCCAATTCACATCTGGATCCATCATTAGAAGCTGTTTGTTCCAAAGGGTTTTTGAATGCAAGAGCAAGTTACTTATCTGGCCATCTTATAGATGGTGATGCAATTCTGGCTTCCATTGGATACACATGGAAGCCTACTGACCTCTTCTATGATGATGTTTCCTTGGGCACATATTACAG GGTACTTATTAATATGACACCAAGTGGAGCTTACAAGTTGTCCAGAGAGGCAATACTCACAGCAGAGTTGCCTGGAACCTTTACGGCACGTACCAATTGGAAGGGTTCATTTTGGAATTTGATTTGTACATTCTGTCGCCAGCACCATTTATTTGAACATGTTTTTTCTGTGGTAAGTAATCCCCTAGAATCGCCAATATCACCTGAATCGCACAATTTGAAGGTCACTGATCCAGGGAATGAAAAAATGAATGCATGTGGTAATGCTGTTGGTGGTAGTAAACAAGTATCCAGAGCAACATTTAGATGTGGAGTAAAAATATTCTCTAAGAGTCAGGATTTGATTATTGAGTGTTCACCAAAAGAATCTTTTAAGAAGCAGAATGCTGCCATCCAGAATGCTGCATGGAAAATTCTCTCATGGTTGGACAAATATTTTAGGAAACCTGATATACCTTTGGAAGATCTGATGTCTTTTGGAGATGTTCTCGATGTCCAATTCCATCACCAGcaattctatagaaaattttcCCTGTGTAAATCTGTGAATAAATTTTGGCAGAGCATTGGGACTCAAGAAAGCAGACTAATAGGCTCAGATTATATGAATCAGCTAAATGGAATGGTGGGAGATGGAGGGTGCCCTATAATCATTGAAGGTCCTGATTCTGAAGTCTCTCCATCTAATGGGGCTTTAGTATGTATAATCTATAGCATTTGCTTGGTAAAAGAAACAGAATATATGAAAGAACTCATTGAAAGCAGTGAAGAATTTGAGTTTGAGATAGGGACTGGTTCTGTCATGTTGTGCGTTGAAGGAGTTGTGACTCAGATGTCTGAGCACCAGTCTGCAAAGTTTTATATGAACTTGCCTCCTCAAGAATGGATATTAGCTTCAGCTCGTGACACATCAATAATACTTCCATTATTAACTTCAG GAGGGTGCAACTTAGAGTGCTCCATACTTCTGTTGCGAGTGACAGAACCTATGGAGGATAGAATGGAGCAGGCTCGATTCAGCCCCCCTTTATCAAAGCAGCGTGTAGAATATGCATTGCAACATATTAAAGAATATTGTGCCACTTCTTTG GTTGATTTTGGATGTGGATCTGGAAGTTTACTGGAATCTTTGTTAGATTATCCAACTTCTCTGGAGAAAATTATTGGGGTTGATATTTCACAGAAGGGTCTTGCTCGAGCAGCAAAG ATAGCAATTGCTTGA